One segment of Paenibacillus rhizovicinus DNA contains the following:
- a CDS encoding ABC transporter permease, protein MTIEASKPNIGLSGQEKAAKGTFMKDVIRDKYLYLLLLPGMLLILLFRYVPMYGIIIAFQDFNIFQGMNDQEWVGFAQFSRLFHSPDFIEILRNTILISVYKLLCAFTIPVILSLLLNELRHVAFKRVTQSIIYLPHFISWVIFSGILISFLNPVDGMVNAIIEMFGGKPIDFLGDTRYFRSILVISDSYKEVGWGTIIYLAAISGVSPELYESARMDGANKARQMWHVTLPAIRPVIIILLILSLANILEAGFQQIYLLYSPLVYDVSDIIDTYVYRVGIQDANYSYATAAGLFKSVVAMVLIVSVNKIVKKAGQDGLW, encoded by the coding sequence ATGACAATCGAAGCCTCGAAGCCGAATATCGGCTTGTCCGGTCAAGAGAAAGCAGCCAAGGGAACCTTCATGAAAGACGTCATCAGAGACAAATACTTGTACCTGCTGCTGCTGCCCGGCATGCTGCTCATCCTCCTGTTCCGATATGTACCGATGTACGGCATCATTATCGCGTTTCAGGACTTTAACATCTTCCAAGGCATGAACGACCAGGAGTGGGTCGGTTTCGCCCAATTCTCACGGCTGTTCCATTCGCCCGATTTTATCGAAATCTTGCGCAATACGATCTTGATCAGCGTGTACAAACTGCTGTGCGCCTTCACCATTCCGGTTATCCTGTCGCTGCTGCTGAACGAGCTTCGGCATGTCGCCTTCAAACGGGTGACGCAATCGATCATTTATTTGCCTCATTTTATCTCATGGGTTATTTTCTCCGGCATTCTGATCTCGTTCCTCAATCCCGTGGACGGCATGGTGAACGCCATTATTGAAATGTTCGGCGGCAAGCCGATCGATTTTCTGGGCGATACCCGTTACTTCCGGTCGATCCTCGTGATCAGCGATTCCTATAAGGAAGTCGGCTGGGGGACGATCATTTACCTGGCCGCCATCTCCGGCGTCAGCCCTGAATTATACGAGTCCGCAAGAATGGACGGGGCGAACAAGGCAAGACAGATGTGGCATGTCACGCTGCCGGCTATCCGGCCGGTCATTATCATCCTGCTGATTCTCAGCCTCGCGAACATTCTCGAAGCGGGCTTTCAACAAATTTATTTGCTCTACAGTCCGCTCGTCTACGATGTTTCGGATATTATCGATACTTACGTGTACCGGGTCGGCATTCAGGACGCCAATTACAGCTATGCGACGGCAGCCGGTCTGTTCAAGTCGGTCGTAGCCATGGTGCTGATCGTAAGCGTCAACAAAATCGTGAAAAAAGCAGGCCAGGACGGTCTCTGGTAG
- a CDS encoding carbohydrate ABC transporter permease: MVGMTRGEKLFTVLNYGFFIILIAVMIYPFWYMVMASVSDSSLIAKGGLFLVPVGFSVDSYKAVFQNVSILSGFKVTIISTVAATLIGTFFTATTAYAISKKRLRGQRVFSFLILFTMLFSGGLIPNYLLIKQLHLIDSYWALILPGAVGAWNIFVMQSFFKGLPEELEEAAKIDGANDLTVFFRIVLPLSKAVLATVSLFIAVWFWNDFFSSVIYMSSKEMWQLQMVLKDLISNTSAAVQQAGIDISYQGEINEFTLKMASIIVSSLPILIVYPFLQKHFVKGALIGSVKG, translated from the coding sequence ATGGTTGGCATGACGAGAGGCGAGAAGCTGTTCACCGTTCTGAATTATGGTTTCTTCATCATCCTGATCGCGGTGATGATCTATCCGTTCTGGTATATGGTCATGGCTTCGGTCAGCGATTCTTCCTTGATCGCCAAGGGCGGGCTGTTCCTCGTTCCCGTGGGCTTCTCCGTGGATTCCTACAAGGCGGTCTTTCAAAATGTTTCGATTCTGAGCGGCTTCAAGGTGACGATCATCTCGACGGTCGCCGCGACGCTGATCGGCACGTTCTTCACGGCTACGACCGCTTATGCCATTTCGAAGAAACGGCTGCGGGGACAGCGGGTGTTTTCCTTCCTCATTCTGTTCACGATGCTGTTCAGCGGCGGGTTGATCCCGAACTATCTGCTGATCAAGCAGCTGCATCTGATCGACTCGTACTGGGCGCTGATTTTGCCGGGCGCGGTCGGGGCCTGGAATATTTTCGTCATGCAGAGCTTCTTCAAGGGGCTTCCGGAAGAACTGGAGGAAGCGGCGAAGATCGACGGCGCGAACGATTTGACGGTGTTCTTCCGCATCGTGCTGCCTTTGTCGAAGGCGGTGCTGGCGACCGTCTCGCTCTTCATCGCCGTTTGGTTCTGGAATGACTTCTTCTCCTCGGTGATCTACATGTCGAGCAAGGAAATGTGGCAGCTGCAAATGGTGCTCAAGGATCTCATCAGCAATACGTCGGCAGCGGTGCAGCAGGCCGGTATCGACATCAGTTATCAAGGCGAGATTAACGAATTCACGCTGAAGATGGCGTCCATTATCGTGTCCAGCCTGCCGATTCTGATCGTCTACCCGTTCTTGCAAAAGCATTTCGTGAAAGGCGCGCTGATCGGCTCCGTGAAGGGCTGA